GCCGCGCTGACCCGGCAGAGCAGTTCCCAGGAGAAACCTCACGATCAGCAGTAATGTGCCAGGAGCAAGCATGATCTCTTTTCCAAGCGAGGACGGGCCGATCGATAACGCCGAGGTCAGCGATGATGCAGCCGATGTGTTCGCCTTTCCGGCATCGTTTGCCCAGGAGCGGCTCTGGATTACCGAGCAGTTGAATCCTGAGCATTCGGCCTACACGCTCCCCTTCGTCTTACGCCTGGAAGGGCCGCTGGATGCTGCGGCGCTTAACCGCAGTATTCAGACGGTCGTTGCCCGTCACGAGGCGCTGCGCACAACCTTTGTGCTGCTCGACGACGAGCTGCTCCAAACTGTCGCGCCCACGCTGACGATCTCGATGCCGGTGGATGATTTCAGCGCCGCTGCCACGATCGACGAGGCAGCGCTTGCTGCCCACATTGCGGCGGCGGTCGCCCAGCCCTTCGACCTGGCGCAGGGTCCCTTGCTCCGCGTGCGCCTGCTGCGCCTTCAGCCTCAGCGCCATCTGCTGGTGCTCAACCTCCATCATCTGATCGCCGATGGC
The Herpetosiphonaceae bacterium DNA segment above includes these coding regions:
- a CDS encoding condensation domain-containing protein encodes the protein MISFPSEDGPIDNAEVSDDAADVFAFPASFAQERLWITEQLNPEHSAYTLPFVLRLEGPLDAAALNRSIQTVVARHEALRTTFVLLDDELLQTVAPTLTISMPVDDFSAAATIDEAALAAHIAAAVAQPFDLAQGPLLRVRLLRLQPQRHLLVLNLHHLIADG